One Nitrospina watsonii DNA segment encodes these proteins:
- a CDS encoding TIGR01777 family oxidoreductase: protein MKILVTGATGLVGQQLLPLLAAAGHDINVLTRDPKTAVARLPVRCRRYKWDPALLEPPKEALEGVDAVINLAGENIAARWTDSKKAELERSRVLSTHQLVKAMEDMEARPRVFVSCSGIGYYGDRKSLELDESVSGGNGVLADVCKKWEAEALKAESLGVRTVVLRIATVLGTDGGALKFMLPAFRMCVGGRVGSGRQWMSWIHVRDLARLMLHAVETESLRGPVNATSPEPVTNAEFTRTLAKAVHRPAFLPMPAFLLKLVVGEMSGVLLDSQKAVPKKAEACGFRFDYPELEGTLVNLCDVHTHALRMEQWVPQPLNTMFEFYSDAKNLEVLTPPFLNFQVLGQSTRQMEEGTRINYRLQLYGIPFRWQSVIMDWKSGRRFSDIQVVGPYWLWHHTHEFIEQDGGTLIRDCAIYRVPLWTLGELLIYPVVRRDLEKIFAFRWQKTCDLFGE from the coding sequence ATGAAAATTCTCGTTACCGGTGCGACCGGTCTGGTCGGTCAACAATTACTGCCTCTGCTCGCGGCAGCGGGCCACGACATCAACGTGCTGACCCGCGATCCGAAAACGGCTGTGGCGCGTCTTCCGGTGCGCTGCCGCCGCTACAAGTGGGACCCCGCCCTGCTCGAACCGCCGAAAGAGGCCCTGGAAGGCGTCGATGCGGTCATCAATCTTGCCGGGGAGAATATCGCCGCGCGCTGGACCGACTCGAAAAAAGCCGAGCTGGAACGCTCACGCGTGTTGTCCACGCATCAACTGGTCAAGGCGATGGAAGACATGGAGGCGCGACCGCGTGTGTTCGTGTCCTGTTCGGGAATTGGATATTACGGCGACCGCAAAAGCCTCGAACTGGATGAATCGGTATCCGGCGGCAACGGCGTTCTGGCCGACGTGTGCAAAAAGTGGGAAGCGGAAGCGTTGAAAGCCGAGTCTCTGGGCGTCCGCACTGTGGTGCTGCGCATCGCCACCGTGCTTGGCACCGATGGCGGTGCGTTGAAGTTCATGCTGCCCGCATTCCGCATGTGTGTCGGAGGACGTGTCGGCAGCGGCAGGCAGTGGATGAGTTGGATTCACGTGCGCGATCTGGCGCGGTTGATGCTCCACGCCGTGGAAACCGAATCCCTGCGCGGCCCGGTGAACGCCACCAGCCCGGAACCGGTGACCAACGCCGAGTTCACACGCACCCTGGCCAAGGCGGTGCATCGTCCGGCGTTCCTTCCCATGCCGGCTTTCCTGCTCAAGCTGGTTGTGGGGGAGATGTCCGGGGTGCTGCTGGACTCGCAAAAAGCCGTGCCCAAAAAAGCCGAGGCATGCGGGTTCCGGTTCGACTACCCGGAGTTGGAAGGGACGCTCGTCAATTTATGCGATGTGCACACGCACGCGTTGCGCATGGAGCAGTGGGTGCCTCAACCTCTCAATACCATGTTCGAATTTTACAGCGACGCCAAAAACCTGGAAGTGTTGACGCCGCCGTTTTTGAATTTTCAGGTGCTCGGGCAATCCACCCGGCAGATGGAGGAAGGCACGCGCATCAATTACCGACTGCAGTTGTACGGCATTCCGTTCCGCTGGCAGTCGGTCATCATGGACTGGAAGAGCGGCCGGCGTTTTTCCGACATCCAGGTGGTGGGACCGTACTGGTTGTGGCACCACACGCACGAGTTTATCGAGCAGGATGGCGGCACGCTGATCCGCGACTGCGCCATTTACCGTGTGCCGCTTTGGACGCTCGGTGAACTGTTGATCTACCCCGTTGTGCGCCGTGACCTCGAAAAAATCTTCGCCTTCCGCTGGCAGAAAACCTGCGATCTGTTCGGTGAGTGA
- a CDS encoding glycosyltransferase family 2 protein, which yields MTAISIILSTYNRPDALERVLSSLEGQRCRDFEVVVADDGSTEATRALVETFQQRNTLVLKHAWHEDKGFRAAAIRNKAVVASSGEYLVFLDGDCMAFPDFVERSLQLREAGYFVAGNRVLLDESITQQTLNHKLPLHRWGFMKWLAARLRGQVNRLLPFVRLPLGFLRKWTPRKWQGVKTCNLGVWKRDFVEVNGFDETYQGWGYEDSDLVIRLLNLGVVRKEGRFAVPVLHLWHPLNESAETTENWKRLEKVLRSSTTRAEHGLNNHL from the coding sequence GTGACTGCGATCAGCATCATTCTCAGCACCTACAACCGGCCCGACGCTTTGGAGCGGGTGTTGAGCAGCCTGGAAGGGCAACGTTGCCGCGATTTTGAAGTGGTGGTGGCCGACGACGGTTCCACCGAAGCCACGCGCGCGCTGGTCGAAACCTTTCAACAACGCAACACGCTGGTGTTGAAACATGCCTGGCACGAAGATAAGGGATTCCGCGCGGCGGCCATCCGCAACAAGGCGGTGGTGGCCAGTTCCGGCGAGTACCTGGTGTTTCTCGATGGCGACTGCATGGCGTTTCCGGATTTTGTGGAACGCTCTCTGCAATTGAGGGAGGCGGGGTATTTTGTCGCAGGCAACCGGGTTTTGCTGGACGAGTCCATCACGCAGCAAACGCTAAATCACAAACTGCCGTTGCACCGCTGGGGTTTTATGAAATGGCTGGCGGCCCGGCTGCGCGGTCAGGTCAATCGCCTCCTGCCGTTTGTGCGGTTGCCGCTGGGTTTTCTAAGAAAATGGACGCCGCGCAAGTGGCAAGGCGTGAAGACCTGCAATCTTGGCGTGTGGAAGCGGGACTTCGTCGAGGTCAACGGCTTCGATGAAACCTACCAGGGCTGGGGTTATGAGGATTCGGATCTGGTCATCCGCCTGCTCAACCTGGGCGTGGTGCGCAAGGAAGGCCGCTTCGCCGTGCCGGTGCTGCACCTCTGGCACCCCTTGAACGAGTCTGCCGAGACGACGGAAAACTGGAAGCGGCTGGAAAAGGTCCTGCGCTCCAGCACCACCCGCGCCGAGCATGGACTCAACAATCATTTATAA
- a CDS encoding lipocalin-like domain-containing protein produces the protein MRSLRLQFFCVFICLLFSIASAWGEPRTPETIQHPLTGYAFQFPRDHYAHNDYQVEWWYFTGNLQDAAGKEYGYQCSFFRVSLAGMKVLQQYQKTPSQWDNGQIYFAHMTVADLDGKHFHFYERINRPGLGMAGAAADHLEVWNENWKLAGDAAARTLVAHEAQTGFDLQLVPEKAPVVHGTGEDKPKWDLPEQAPNYYSLTRMKTTGTITIDGRPVTVTGTSWMDHVFAERLLVPEQTGWDWFSLKLDNDTEIMLLRLRMQDGNYDPRSGGTLVLSDGTAAHLPSEKYSVEVLEEWTSPKSGVTYPAAWRVTLPARNITLKVVPDMAAQELFLLRSISNSYWEGSVTVEGEVEGRSVSGKGYVELVGYGGNLSGALGR, from the coding sequence ATGCGCTCACTCCGGCTTCAATTTTTCTGCGTTTTCATCTGCCTGCTTTTCAGTATCGCGTCTGCCTGGGGCGAACCCCGAACGCCGGAAACCATCCAACATCCCCTCACCGGTTACGCGTTTCAGTTTCCCCGCGATCATTACGCGCACAACGACTACCAGGTGGAGTGGTGGTACTTCACCGGCAATCTTCAGGATGCCGCCGGCAAAGAATACGGCTACCAGTGTTCGTTCTTCCGCGTGTCGCTGGCGGGCATGAAAGTGCTGCAGCAATATCAAAAAACGCCCTCGCAGTGGGACAACGGCCAGATTTACTTCGCGCACATGACGGTGGCCGATCTCGACGGCAAGCATTTTCATTTTTATGAACGCATCAACCGGCCGGGTCTTGGCATGGCGGGGGCGGCGGCAGATCATCTGGAAGTGTGGAACGAAAACTGGAAACTGGCGGGAGACGCCGCCGCGCGCACACTGGTGGCGCATGAGGCGCAAACGGGATTCGATCTTCAACTGGTTCCGGAAAAAGCGCCGGTGGTGCACGGCACCGGTGAGGACAAGCCGAAATGGGACCTGCCGGAACAAGCGCCGAACTATTATTCTTTGACCCGCATGAAAACCACCGGCACGATCACGATCGACGGCCGGCCGGTGACCGTCACCGGCACCAGCTGGATGGACCACGTGTTCGCCGAACGGTTGCTGGTTCCCGAACAGACCGGCTGGGACTGGTTCTCGCTGAAGCTCGACAACGACACCGAGATCATGCTGCTGCGCCTGCGCATGCAGGATGGAAATTACGATCCACGTTCCGGCGGCACGCTGGTTTTGTCCGACGGCACCGCGGCGCACCTGCCGTCGGAAAAGTATTCGGTGGAGGTGCTCGAAGAGTGGACGAGTCCGAAGTCGGGCGTCACCTATCCCGCCGCCTGGCGGGTCACGCTCCCCGCACGCAACATCACATTGAAGGTCGTTCCCGATATGGCCGCGCAGGAATTGTTTCTGCTGCGCTCGATCTCCAACTCGTACTGGGAAGGCAGCGTGACGGTGGAAGGCGAAGTGGAAGGCCGGTCCGTCAGCGGCAAGGGTTATGTGGAACTGGTGGGCTACGGCGGCAACCTCTCCGGTGCGTTGGGCCGGTAA
- a CDS encoding gamma-glutamylcyclotransferase family protein produces MPNYINWFTYDTLMDPSVFKEHGLECNAKFSVTLSAHKLAFNKIPLDSGGVENLGLPNIVPTNSNLGMMEGILYEIEESFLPRLDEIYKYPDEYLRKKMRFTKHDFTLISGFVYIAHSDRTQDGLMPDKATLKHYRACKRNLTMLYLSRLMNTPTVD; encoded by the coding sequence ATGCCAAATTACATCAATTGGTTTACCTACGACACCTTGATGGATCCAAGTGTATTCAAGGAGCACGGTCTGGAATGCAATGCTAAGTTCAGCGTCACCCTTTCCGCCCACAAACTGGCCTTCAATAAAATCCCGCTGGACAGCGGGGGCGTGGAGAATCTCGGCCTGCCCAACATCGTGCCCACGAACAGCAACCTTGGCATGATGGAGGGCATTCTTTACGAAATCGAAGAATCGTTCCTGCCCCGGCTGGATGAAATTTATAAATACCCGGATGAGTACCTGCGCAAGAAAATGCGTTTCACCAAACACGACTTCACACTGATCAGCGGTTTCGTGTACATCGCGCACAGCGACCGGACTCAGGACGGCCTCATGCCCGACAAGGCCACGCTCAAACATTACCGGGCATGCAAAAGAAACCTGACCATGCTGTACCTGTCCCGGTTGATGAACACCCCGACGGTGGACTAG
- the aroA gene encoding 3-phosphoshikimate 1-carboxyvinyltransferase — protein sequence MIEIKPLKAAHGSVEAPSSKSYTNRAYLLAALAAGSVRLDRPLFSDDTRYMRQALDQFGIACREESEAVIVEGTGGVLQTPQQELHVGNAGTAMRFLTTFATLAPGETRLTGDARMQERPIEDLLHCLRQMGIRAESVRGNQCPPLTIHGGSPQGGTLKLAGNQSSQYLTSLLICAPYFQQDTTIEILGDLTSKSYVDITLDIMKTFGVTVINESYQRFRIAAGQRYRAQTYRVEGDASSASYFFAAAAVTGGTVTVTHLNPKSVQGDIQFPRVLEQMGCKIDIGDEKITVKGNPLRGITINMNNMPDVVQTLAVVALFATGRTTVTGIGNLRIKETDRIQALEAELTRLGAHVEAGDDFISIEPGALKPAAIETYNDHRMAMSFAVAGLNIPGIRIKNPQCVDKSFPDFFDRFQSFYD from the coding sequence TTGATTGAAATCAAACCGTTGAAGGCCGCCCACGGCAGCGTGGAGGCGCCCTCATCGAAAAGTTACACCAACCGCGCCTACCTGCTGGCGGCATTGGCCGCAGGATCGGTCCGCCTCGACCGCCCCCTGTTCAGCGACGACACGCGCTACATGCGGCAGGCGCTGGACCAGTTCGGCATCGCCTGCCGGGAAGAAAGCGAGGCGGTGATCGTCGAGGGCACCGGCGGCGTCCTCCAGACCCCGCAGCAGGAACTCCACGTCGGCAACGCCGGCACCGCCATGCGCTTTTTGACCACCTTCGCCACGCTGGCGCCGGGCGAAACACGCCTCACCGGCGACGCACGCATGCAGGAACGCCCCATCGAGGACCTGCTGCACTGTTTGAGGCAAATGGGAATCCGGGCTGAATCGGTGCGCGGCAACCAGTGCCCGCCACTCACCATCCACGGCGGATCGCCCCAAGGGGGCACCCTGAAACTCGCGGGCAACCAGAGCAGCCAATACCTGACCTCGCTGTTGATCTGCGCTCCGTATTTTCAGCAGGACACCACCATCGAGATCCTCGGCGACCTCACATCCAAATCCTATGTGGACATCACGCTCGACATCATGAAGACCTTCGGCGTGACTGTGATCAATGAGTCGTACCAGCGCTTCCGCATCGCGGCGGGACAACGTTACCGGGCGCAGACCTACCGGGTGGAAGGCGATGCCTCCAGCGCGTCGTATTTCTTTGCGGCAGCGGCGGTTACCGGCGGCACGGTGACCGTCACCCACCTCAACCCCAAAAGCGTGCAGGGCGACATCCAGTTCCCGCGTGTGCTCGAACAGATGGGATGCAAAATCGACATCGGCGATGAAAAAATAACCGTCAAAGGAAACCCTCTGCGCGGAATCACCATCAATATGAATAACATGCCCGACGTGGTGCAGACGTTGGCGGTGGTGGCCCTGTTCGCTACAGGCCGCACCACCGTCACCGGCATCGGCAACCTGCGCATCAAGGAAACCGACCGCATCCAGGCGCTGGAGGCGGAGTTGACCCGGCTCGGCGCGCACGTCGAGGCAGGCGACGATTTCATCTCCATCGAACCCGGAGCGTTGAAACCGGCCGCCATCGAAACCTACAACGACCACCGGATGGCGATGAGTTTCGCCGTGGCGGGACTCAACATCCCCGGCATCCGGATCAAAAACCCCCAATGCGTGGACAAATCGTTTCCCGATTTTTTCGACCGCTTCCAGAGTTTTTATGACTGA
- the bioB gene encoding biotin synthase BioB: MRTAFIDTLIDDVLTGKGIRREQALELESLDREELDYLFQGTDRVRDHYKGRAVKICSIVNAKSGRCPEDCGFCAQSSKFETESPEYELMDVEQIVANAKKAEAFGSNEFSIVVSGTAVTDPKEMETLKQALRRIKEETRLETCCSLGLMSKDHLQELKDAGLDRVHHNLETARSHFENIVSTHTYEEEVRAVQNAQEVGLPVCVGGIFGMGETFAQRVELAFDIQALKTQSFPINFLKPLEGTAMEGMEVMDVYDALRTIALLRLVMPEMDLFVCGGREEVFVDHQEKLFAAGANGILGGDYLTTKGQDPKRDMEMIERLGLQPVLETAGARP, translated from the coding sequence ATGAGAACGGCATTCATAGATACCCTCATTGACGACGTGCTGACCGGTAAAGGCATCCGCCGGGAACAGGCGTTGGAACTGGAAAGCCTGGACCGGGAAGAACTCGATTACCTGTTTCAAGGCACCGACCGCGTGCGCGATCACTATAAAGGCCGCGCCGTCAAAATCTGCTCCATCGTCAACGCCAAATCCGGGCGCTGCCCGGAGGATTGTGGCTTCTGCGCCCAGTCGTCGAAGTTCGAGACCGAATCCCCGGAATACGAATTGATGGACGTCGAGCAGATCGTCGCCAACGCCAAAAAGGCGGAGGCCTTCGGCTCCAATGAATTTTCCATCGTCGTCTCCGGCACGGCGGTGACCGACCCCAAAGAAATGGAAACGCTGAAACAGGCGCTGCGCCGCATCAAGGAAGAAACGCGCCTCGAAACCTGCTGCTCGCTGGGACTGATGAGCAAGGACCATTTGCAGGAGTTGAAAGACGCGGGACTCGACCGCGTGCATCACAACCTGGAAACGGCGCGCAGCCATTTCGAGAACATCGTCAGCACGCACACGTATGAGGAAGAAGTGCGCGCCGTGCAGAACGCACAGGAAGTGGGTCTGCCGGTCTGCGTCGGCGGCATCTTCGGCATGGGCGAGACCTTTGCCCAACGCGTGGAGCTGGCGTTCGACATCCAGGCGCTCAAAACGCAGTCGTTCCCCATCAATTTCCTCAAACCGCTGGAAGGCACGGCGATGGAAGGCATGGAAGTGATGGATGTGTACGATGCGCTGCGCACCATCGCGCTGTTACGGCTGGTGATGCCGGAAATGGATTTGTTCGTGTGCGGCGGACGTGAAGAGGTGTTCGTGGACCATCAGGAAAAACTGTTCGCCGCCGGCGCCAACGGCATTTTGGGCGGGGACTACCTGACGACGAAGGGACAGGACCCGAAACGCGACATGGAAATGATCGAGCGCCTCGGCCTGCAACCGGTTCTGGAAACAGCAGGGGCCCGTCCCTGA
- a CDS encoding CDGSH iron-sulfur domain-containing protein — protein MPYQNKPLYVNETPGTKYYCTCGESENKPYCDGSHDRKNTGKSPAEVTLDRPRRVTICDCGLTQTSPVCDGAHKNA, from the coding sequence ATGCCGTACCAGAACAAGCCCCTCTATGTGAATGAGACCCCGGGAACCAAGTACTATTGTACTTGCGGAGAGTCCGAAAATAAACCGTACTGTGACGGCTCCCACGACCGCAAGAATACCGGAAAAAGCCCCGCTGAGGTGACTCTGGATCGTCCCCGCCGTGTGACCATCTGCGATTGCGGCCTGACACAAACCTCTCCCGTCTGCGACGGCGCGCACAAAAATGCCTGA
- a CDS encoding glycosyltransferase family 2 protein, whose amino-acid sequence MLSVVVITKNEAARIRQCLESVRWADEIVVLDSGSSDGTPEICREYTDRVFDVDWPGFGPQKNRALEKATGDWVLSLDADEVVSDSLRRDIEQAVQSPQVNGYEIPRSSHYCGRRIRHSGWSPDYVLRLIKKGQGAFTDALVHEKLEVRGPVGRLRHPLIHYSFDTFEDVLDKVNRYSTYNARMLYEQGRRTSLLEAVGRGLWAFVRAYILKAGFLDGRQGFQLAVSNAEGTYYKYVKLMELHRTGKASKP is encoded by the coding sequence ATGCTTAGCGTCGTCGTCATCACAAAAAACGAAGCGGCGCGCATCCGCCAGTGCCTGGAGTCGGTGAGGTGGGCGGATGAGATCGTGGTGCTGGATTCGGGCAGCAGCGACGGCACGCCGGAGATCTGCCGCGAATACACCGACCGCGTGTTCGACGTGGACTGGCCGGGCTTCGGCCCGCAAAAGAACCGCGCCCTCGAAAAAGCCACGGGCGACTGGGTGTTGTCTCTCGACGCCGATGAAGTGGTGTCCGATTCCCTGCGCCGGGACATCGAACAGGCGGTGCAAAGTCCGCAGGTCAATGGATACGAAATCCCGCGCTCGTCGCATTACTGCGGGCGGCGCATCCGTCATTCCGGCTGGTCGCCCGATTACGTCCTGCGTCTGATCAAGAAAGGGCAGGGCGCATTCACCGATGCGTTGGTGCACGAAAAACTGGAAGTACGGGGACCGGTGGGACGCCTGCGGCATCCGCTCATCCATTACAGCTTCGATACGTTTGAAGACGTGCTCGACAAAGTCAACCGCTACTCCACCTACAACGCGCGCATGCTGTACGAACAGGGACGGCGCACCTCACTGCTGGAGGCGGTGGGGCGGGGTCTCTGGGCGTTTGTGCGTGCGTACATTCTGAAGGCAGGGTTCCTCGACGGACGGCAGGGATTCCAACTGGCGGTCTCCAACGCCGAGGGCACGTATTACAAGTACGTCAAGCTCATGGAACTGCATCGAACCGGAAAGGCCTCGAAACCGTGA
- a CDS encoding dimethylarginine dimethylaminohydrolase family protein, whose amino-acid sequence MLTPLTALVRPPAASFTQALSRQSNRPRIDHNLACVQHRNYVEMLKTLGAQVDVLEPLDAFPDSVFIEDNAIILDDFALLTSMGAESRRGETLHTKSALERYRNVEVLQPPVYVDGGDVLQVGRTIFVGQSTRTNPLAVEAIARLTDRPVVPVAVRDGLHLKSAVSGLTGELLLINPRHIDPAPFAAYSCIEVDADEPNAANCVTLNGTVLMPKGNPKTRALVEQRGLEVRAMPMSEFEKADGGLTCLSLLIPK is encoded by the coding sequence ATGCTGACACCCTTGACCGCACTCGTCCGCCCCCCCGCCGCGTCGTTCACGCAGGCCCTGTCGCGTCAGTCCAACCGCCCCCGCATCGACCACAACCTGGCGTGCGTGCAGCACCGCAACTATGTGGAGATGCTCAAAACGCTGGGCGCGCAGGTGGACGTGCTGGAACCGCTCGACGCGTTTCCCGACAGCGTCTTCATCGAAGACAACGCCATCATCCTCGACGACTTCGCGCTTTTGACATCGATGGGCGCGGAAAGCCGCCGCGGCGAAACCCTGCACACGAAATCCGCATTGGAGCGTTACCGCAACGTCGAGGTGTTGCAACCGCCGGTGTATGTCGATGGCGGCGATGTGTTGCAGGTGGGGCGCACGATTTTCGTCGGTCAGTCCACGCGCACCAATCCCCTCGCGGTGGAAGCCATCGCCCGGCTTACGGATCGGCCGGTGGTGCCGGTCGCCGTGCGCGACGGACTGCACCTGAAAAGCGCGGTCAGTGGTTTGACCGGAGAATTATTGTTGATCAACCCGAGGCACATCGACCCCGCCCCCTTCGCAGCGTATTCCTGCATCGAGGTCGATGCCGACGAGCCGAACGCCGCCAACTGCGTCACCCTCAATGGCACGGTGCTGATGCCGAAAGGCAATCCGAAAACACGGGCGCTCGTGGAACAACGTGGACTGGAAGTGCGGGCCATGCCCATGAGCGAATTCGAAAAGGCCGACGGCGGCCTCACCTGCCTGAGCCTGCTGATCCCGAAGTAA
- a CDS encoding thioredoxin domain-containing protein, whose product MTEHQYTNKLIHEKSPYLLQHAHNPVDWHPWGTEAFELAKKANKPLLVSIGYATCHWCHVMERESFENPEIAEYLNQHFVPIKVDREERPDVDSIYMKSVQAFGQQGGWPLNVFVTPDGIPFYGGTYYPSVGRYGLPSFLEVLTFLDKTWREEPEKVQKQGAALINYLKGAAKDEQSTGGTVEELGFHGEDKTRQFYTEYYDKLHHGFLFQQQNKFPPSMGLSLLLRYHHRTGDAQVLEIVENTLRAMKHGGIYDQIGGGLSRYSTDHQWLVPHFEKMLYDNALFVTALIETYQVTGKQEFADHANDVLQYIDRDMTSPEGAFFSAEDADSEGVEGKFYVWTQEEIEKILGRETASIAIPYYNVLPNGNWENKNILHVKRSPEQIAKDLGLPLDHVHDKIAEAREKLLAVRGQRIRPLLDDKVLTSWNGLMIRAMAQVGRVLDDADRIAKAEKALGFIWDTLRTPEGKLLRRWREGEARYDGYLCDYTSIALACCDLYEATYNPDYIDKAVALMAAVEEKFGNDGAFYETAIDAEQLIVRQVSGYDGVEPSGNSSAAMALLKLAALTQNVEYERRAEKILLAFFDEVTEYGINSSFMMQAAHLYLGGCKQVAVRGVQSDASLEAMWRLMRRRFFPNTVFAFALDTDTDAQRVPLLADKPPLQGKTTAYVCQHGSCLPPVTSVPELKNHVDDYRQG is encoded by the coding sequence ATGACTGAACACCAATACACCAACAAACTGATCCACGAAAAAAGCCCGTACCTGCTGCAACACGCCCACAATCCCGTGGACTGGCATCCCTGGGGCACGGAGGCGTTCGAGCTGGCGAAGAAAGCCAACAAGCCGCTTTTGGTCAGCATCGGTTACGCCACCTGCCACTGGTGCCACGTGATGGAACGGGAATCGTTCGAGAACCCGGAAATCGCCGAGTACCTCAACCAGCATTTCGTGCCCATCAAGGTGGACCGCGAGGAACGCCCGGATGTGGACAGCATCTACATGAAATCGGTGCAGGCCTTCGGCCAGCAGGGCGGCTGGCCGCTGAACGTGTTCGTCACCCCCGACGGCATTCCGTTTTACGGCGGCACGTACTACCCGTCCGTCGGACGCTACGGCCTGCCTTCGTTTCTGGAAGTGCTCACCTTCCTCGACAAAACCTGGCGCGAGGAACCGGAGAAAGTACAGAAGCAGGGCGCGGCGTTGATCAACTACCTCAAGGGCGCGGCCAAAGACGAGCAGAGCACCGGCGGTACGGTGGAGGAGCTCGGGTTCCACGGCGAGGACAAGACGCGCCAGTTTTATACCGAGTACTACGATAAGCTGCATCACGGCTTTCTGTTTCAGCAGCAGAACAAGTTCCCGCCGTCGATGGGACTGTCGTTGCTGTTGCGTTATCACCACCGCACCGGCGATGCCCAGGTTCTGGAGATCGTCGAGAACACGCTGCGCGCCATGAAACACGGCGGCATTTACGACCAGATCGGCGGCGGCCTCTCCCGCTACAGCACCGATCACCAGTGGCTGGTGCCGCATTTCGAAAAAATGCTGTACGACAACGCGCTGTTCGTCACCGCGCTCATCGAAACCTACCAGGTGACCGGCAAGCAGGAATTCGCAGACCACGCCAACGATGTGTTGCAGTACATCGACCGCGACATGACCTCGCCGGAAGGCGCGTTTTTCAGCGCCGAGGACGCGGACAGCGAAGGCGTCGAGGGCAAGTTCTACGTGTGGACGCAGGAAGAGATCGAAAAAATCCTCGGTCGCGAGACGGCAAGCATCGCCATTCCCTATTACAACGTGCTGCCCAACGGCAACTGGGAAAACAAAAACATCCTGCACGTCAAACGTTCGCCGGAACAGATCGCCAAAGACCTCGGCCTGCCGCTGGATCACGTGCACGATAAGATCGCCGAAGCCCGCGAAAAGTTGCTCGCCGTGCGCGGCCAGCGCATCCGCCCCCTGCTCGACGACAAGGTCTTGACGTCGTGGAACGGGCTCATGATCCGCGCCATGGCGCAGGTCGGGCGCGTGCTGGACGATGCCGACCGCATCGCCAAAGCCGAGAAGGCGCTCGGCTTCATCTGGGACACCCTGCGCACGCCGGAGGGCAAGCTGCTGCGCCGCTGGCGGGAAGGCGAAGCGCGTTACGACGGCTACCTGTGCGACTACACCTCCATCGCGCTGGCCTGCTGCGATCTGTACGAAGCCACGTACAACCCCGACTACATCGATAAGGCCGTGGCCCTGATGGCCGCCGTTGAAGAAAAATTCGGCAACGACGGCGCGTTTTACGAAACCGCCATCGACGCTGAACAACTGATCGTGCGCCAGGTGTCGGGTTATGACGGCGTCGAGCCTTCCGGCAACAGCAGCGCCGCCATGGCTCTGCTCAAACTGGCGGCACTGACACAGAACGTCGAGTACGAACGCCGCGCCGAGAAGATCTTGCTCGCGTTCTTCGACGAGGTCACCGAGTACGGCATCAATTCCTCATTCATGATGCAGGCGGCGCACCTGTACCTGGGCGGCTGCAAACAGGTCGCCGTGCGCGGCGTGCAGTCCGACGCCTCGCTGGAGGCGATGTGGCGGCTCATGCGGCGGCGGTTTTTTCCCAATACGGTATTCGCGTTCGCCCTCGACACCGACACCGACGCGCAACGGGTGCCGCTTTTGGCGGACAAACCCCCATTGCAGGGCAAAACCACGGCCTACGTCTGCCAGCACGGCTCCTGCCTGCCGCCGGTCACCAGCGTTCCCGAACTCAAAAACCATGTGGACGACTACCGGCAGGGGTGA
- the trxA gene encoding thioredoxin yields MAGGKVVTVSDDEFDSSILQSDKPALIDFWAEWCQPCKMLAPTVEELAGEYDGKVVVGKLNVDDNPQTATKYGIRGIPTLLFFKDGQVVQQLVGVKSKAEIQKVIDETLA; encoded by the coding sequence ATGGCAGGCGGAAAAGTTGTCACGGTTTCGGACGATGAATTCGACAGTTCCATCCTTCAGTCGGACAAACCGGCTTTGATCGATTTCTGGGCGGAGTGGTGCCAGCCCTGCAAAATGCTGGCGCCGACCGTGGAGGAATTGGCTGGTGAGTATGACGGGAAAGTCGTGGTCGGCAAGTTGAATGTGGATGACAATCCGCAGACGGCGACCAAATACGGCATCCGCGGTATCCCGACCCTCTTGTTTTTCAAGGACGGCCAGGTGGTTCAGCAACTGGTGGGCGTCAAGTCCAAAGCGGAAATCCAAAAGGTGATCGACGAAACGCTGGCCTGA